One region of Vitis vinifera cultivar Pinot Noir 40024 chromosome 1, ASM3070453v1 genomic DNA includes:
- the LOC100852555 gene encoding 2-methylene-furan-3-one reductase codes for MEAVLNSTTTYLPTPRHLSSTHSYPLPFSLSFRESRRKFSPKQASVLRVFASSQAAPASSAAVTIPSQMKAWVYGDYGGVDVLKFDTAVSVPPVKEDQVLIKVVAAALNPVDAKRRQGKFKATDSPLPTVPGYDVAGVVVKVGSQVKELKEGDEVYGDINEKALDGPKQFGSFAEYTAVEEKLLALKPKNLDFVQAAGLPLAIETAYEGLERTGFSAGKSILVLGGAGGVGSLVIQLAKQVFGASRVAATSSTAKLELLKSLGADLTIDYTKENFEDLAEKFDVVYDAVGQCDKAVKVVKEGGSVVALTGAVTPPGFRFVVTSNGEVLKKLNPYLESGKVKPVVDPKGPFPFSQVVEAFSYVETSRATGKIVIHPIP; via the exons ATGGAAGCTGTTCTCAACTCCACAACCACATACCTACCCACACCTCGTCACCTCTCCTCAACCCACTCATATCCActccctttttctctctctttccggGAAAGTAGGAGAAAATTCTCTCCCAAACAGGCCTCCGTCTTGAGAGTCTTCGCTAGCTCCCAAGCTGCCCCTGCCTCATCTGCTGCTGTGACAATACCATCTCAAATGAAGGCTTGGGTTTATGGAGACTATGGAGGAGTTGatgttttgaaatttgataCAGCTGTTTCGGTGCCTCCAGTGAAGGAGGACCAGGTTCTGATCAAGGTTGTTGCTGCAGCGCTTAACCCTGTTGATGCCAAGAGGAGGCAGGGGAAATTCAAGGCCACTGATTCTCCTCTTCCg ACTGTTCCTGGATATGATGTGGCTGGGGTGGTGGTAAAGGTTGGAAGCCAAGTAAAGGAACTGAAGGAAGGGGATGAAGTATATGGAGACATAAACGAGAAAGCATTGGATGGGCCTAAGCAGTTTGGCTCGTTTGCAGAATACACTGCTGTTGAAGAGAAACTGTTGGCTCTGAAACCAAAGAATCTGGATTTTGTTCAAGCTGCTGGACTTCCTCTTGCAATTGAGACAGCCTATGAGGGTCTCGAAAGGACTGGATTTTCTGCTGGTAAATCTATTCTTGTTTTGGGTGGGGCTGGTGGAGTTGGAAGCCTTGTCATCCAG CTTGCGAAACAAGTGTTCGGTGCCTCAAGAGTTGCCGCTACATCAAGCACAGCGAAACTGGAGCTCTTGAAGAGCTTGGGAGCTGATTTGACGATTGACTACACTAAGGAGAACTTTGAAGATTTGGCAGAGAAATTCGATGTAGTTTATGATGCAGTTG GGCAGTGTGATAAGGCAGTGAAGGTAGTGAAAGAAGGAGGCAGCGTGGTGGCATTAACAGGTGCCGTGACGCCTCCTGGTTTCAGATTTGTAGTAACTTCAAACGGAGAGGTGTTGAAGAAACTGAACCCATATTTGGAGAGCGGGAAGGTGAAGCCAGTGGTTGATCCCAAGGGACCATTTCCATTTTCTCAGGTTGTTGAAGCTTTCTCCTACGTTGAAACAAGCCGAGCCACTGGAAAGATAGTTATACATCCGATTCCATGA